The Schaalia dentiphila ATCC 17982 sequence CGTATGCCTGGCAAGCCTCAGGCGGACTTGCCGGAACGGTGTTCCTTGATCTTCGCAGCCTTACCGTGACGCTCACGCAGGTAGTAGAGCTTAGCGCGACGCACGTCGCCCTTGGTAACGACCTCGATGTGGTCGATCGTGGGGGCGTGGACCGGGAAGGTACGCTCGACGCCCACACCGAAGGAAACCTTGCGGATCGTGAACGTGGAGGACACACCGTGACCGCGACGAGCGATCACGACACCCTGGAAGACCTGGATACGAGAGCGGTTACCTTCGATGACCTTGACGTGCACCTTGAGGGTGTCGCCAGCTCGGAACGAGGGGATGTCATCGCGCAGCGAAGCCGCATCAACGGCGTCCAGCTTCTGCATTTCTTCTCCTTGACGCAACTGCCGCAGGTCGGAAGCGCCTGGTTGGGCGGGTCGAACCCGCTCACTTGACGTGTGATCGTGCGCCTCGGTGTCCCCCTGCGGCAGGATGAACCGCGCACAATCTCGTTTATTCTCCCACAGCAGGACACACCAAGGCTAGTCCGCGGATGTGTTATGCGGTGAGATCACGCACCATGACAACGTCGTAGTTGCGTACGCCGCCCACATCGAAGGTTCGGCTCGAACGCT is a genomic window containing:
- the rplS gene encoding 50S ribosomal protein L19, with product MQKLDAVDAASLRDDIPSFRAGDTLKVHVKVIEGNRSRIQVFQGVVIARRGHGVSSTFTIRKVSFGVGVERTFPVHAPTIDHIEVVTKGDVRRAKLYYLRERHGKAAKIKEHRSGKSA